Part of the Citrus sinensis cultivar Valencia sweet orange chromosome 2, DVS_A1.0, whole genome shotgun sequence genome, GTGTTTGAGCTTCACACACTTTATACTTCCCCTTGGATGTGCTTTCCATTTGCTTTAGAGCCGAAATTAGTATTGAAAAAGGCCATGGTTGATTGAGtgttcaaaattataattgattaaGTGTGTTTTAAGTAATGTTTTCAACAAGGTGTTTATGAGAaattagttttgaaaatgacaactgatattttaatttggataTGGTACTTCCACGAATTGCTAATCCATTTCCATTTAGTAGCTTTTGCCGAAAAtaggttttcaaaattcaatgaaaCAGAAGAACGTGTTGGGTATTGTATTTCAACTATAAGTAATATATAaatcaatgaataataaaaaaagttagtatttttcttctaaatgCGGTTCtgaaaattctcaaaatcaacAAACTACTATTTTCTATTCCATAGttatagttttgaaaatatttttttttcttttccaaaaattACATGTTTTAAACTATTTGCCAaggacatttttttttttaatttgttttcgtTTTCGAAAATTGAAACAGTCGTCagcttttaaatttagaagaattttaaaatcgcTTTTCAGAAAGACAACGCATCTGCTAAACGATACAAAAAATTTCCTCACTattttcaatccaaaaatACTTTCTTTACTAAactttaattatcaaatacGTTTTTCAACCTGAAAACACAATTTTCTAAACagtatcaatttattatttaaaaaaaaaaatgacaccAAACGCACCCAATCTTTGCTCAGCTTCCCACAATGTCAACTTTTCAGGGGTCCCAAAAGTGAGAAGTTGGTAACTGCTTTTCTGTCAGACAAGAAACGTTCAAACACAAGTCTTTGCTCCACAGAGAACCAAATGCAAAGCCCAAACCAATTCTCATGCCATGTATAAATTCAAAACACAagctttagaaaaaaaaaaaaaaaaacgcaaAAAACACAAATGCGAGTGTTATTTGCATGATcccatataaaaataaattcggTTTCTACGAAATAATATACTATGCAATCTTAGTTAGACGTTTCTCTTTCCATGTcccttcattttcttctctccAATTCtctcttataaaaaaaatcatccatcATCTTTCTCCAGCTTCATACTCcatgctctcttctctttctttcactCTTTTGACGTGAAGGAAGTGAAGAGAAAGAGGACTTGGAGTTTTAAAACAATGGCTAGGAAAACCCTAGGTTTACTTTCTTTGATGACAGGCTTGGCCAGCCTGATCATCATGCATGCTTACGGCGAATCTGTCCCTGTAACCACTCCTTTTTCCAGTGGCCGTGCCGACCATTTTCATGAAAAAGTACGCCAAATGCAAGAGTTTAAGGCCTCCTTTAGTCGTCGTGATTTGGCAGCTGCAGCTACTCCTGGCTACGCTCCTGCTCCTTCTCCTCaggtaatatttatttatttatttatatatagtacttatccttttttttttttggtttaattaagaaaatgggaaaacagtttttggtggtggtggtggtgctgATATCATGTGATTGTAGGTTACGTCCGGGCCACGTGTGTACGGGGTGATATCATACGGTGCAGATCCCACGGGGAAATCAGACAGCACGGAAGCGATTCTGAAAGCACTTTCTGATGCATTTAATGGGCCCAGGGAAGGGTCTTTGATGGAGGGCATATCTAATCTCGGTGGTGCAGAGATTCATCTTGAAGGTGGGAATTACTTGATCAGCAAGCCTCTGCGGTTGCCGGATGCCGGCGTAGGGAATCTTATGGTAGGCTCTCATATACTtgaacagtttttttttttgtaagttATAAGCAAATACAAATCTTtagacaaaataaaagtgaCATATGGCAGTTCTGTCAAAAACCGGCCCACGTTTCAAATTCACCAAACATGACTAGAAAAATGGACAGCTACTATGAAATTCGCTAATGTTACAATggattttgattctttgaCGATACAGATTCATGGAGGCACATTACGAGCCTCGGATGATTTTCCAACCGATGGCTATCTGATTGATTTGTCTGCTTCAAAATCTTCGTCATCATATAACTATGAGTACATAACGCTAAAAGACCTGATGTTTGATTCAAACTACAGGGGAGGGGCAATTTCGGTCATCAATTCCCTTAGGACTAGCATAGACAATTGCTACATTGCACGTTTTACCTCCAACGGCATTTTAGTCCAGAGCGGGCACGAAACCTACATCCGGAACTCGTTCCTCGGGCAGCACATCACCGCCGGTGGTGATCCGGGTGAGCGGAACTTTACAGGCACGGCAATTAACCTAATGGGCAACGACAATGCTGTTACGGACGTGGTAATTTTTTCGGCTGCCGTAGGGATAATGGTTTCAGGTCAAGCCAACACATTTTCCGGGGTGCATTGCTATAACAAGGCCACAGGATTTGGCGGCACTGGCATTTACTTGAAGCTGCCAGGTAACACACAAACTAGGATCGTGAATTCTTACATGGATTACACAGGAATTGTTGCTGAGGACCCCGTGCAGCTTCACATCTCTAGCAGTTTCTTCCTTGGCGATGCATTCATTGTGTTGAAATCTATAAACGGGGTCGCCAAAGGGGTTAATATTGTCGACAACCTGTTTTCCGGAAAGAATAACGGGGTTGAAATCGTTAAATTGGATCAATCCAATGGAGCTTTCAAACAAATTGATCAAGTTTTTGTTGATAGGAACACTGTTCAAGGAATGAACACAAGGGCAACCGTTGCTAGAGCCTCTATGCAGGGGAACGGGACATCATGGACGGTTGATTTTAGCTCAATTTTGTTATTTCCTAACCTTATCAAGCACGTTCAATATTCTTTTAGTGCCAGCGGCAGCTCCTTCCCCAACCATGCCTTGCGGAACGTTTCAGAAAATCGAGTCGTAATCGAGTCTGACGTGGCAGTTCCGGCCAGCGTCTTCGTCACCGTTGATCAAGGTGTGACAAGTTGAAGCTGCTTTACCTGATTCTTTTGGTCGTG contains:
- the LOC102625680 gene encoding polygalacturonase QRT3, whose product is MARKTLGLLSLMTGLASLIIMHAYGESVPVTTPFSSGRADHFHEKVRQMQEFKASFSRRDLAAAATPGYAPAPSPQVTSGPRVYGVISYGADPTGKSDSTEAILKALSDAFNGPREGSLMEGISNLGGAEIHLEGGNYLISKPLRLPDAGVGNLMIHGGTLRASDDFPTDGYLIDLSASKSSSSYNYEYITLKDLMFDSNYRGGAISVINSLRTSIDNCYIARFTSNGILVQSGHETYIRNSFLGQHITAGGDPGERNFTGTAINLMGNDNAVTDVVIFSAAVGIMVSGQANTFSGVHCYNKATGFGGTGIYLKLPGNTQTRIVNSYMDYTGIVAEDPVQLHISSSFFLGDAFIVLKSINGVAKGVNIVDNLFSGKNNGVEIVKLDQSNGAFKQIDQVFVDRNTVQGMNTRATVARASMQGNGTSWTVDFSSILLFPNLIKHVQYSFSASGSSFPNHALRNVSENRVVIESDVAVPASVFVTVDQGVTS